Proteins encoded together in one uncultured Fibrobacter sp. window:
- the murI gene encoding glutamate racemase codes for MIGVFDSGFGGLTILRDLRKVLPQYDYLYLGDNARAPYGSRSFETIYRYTLQAVRELFARGCPLVILACNTASAKALRSIQQQVLPVEFPDRRVLGIVRPTAEEIGKFSKTGHIGIFGTSGTVSSGSYLLEIEHFYPELKVTQHACPMWVPLVEYGERGTEGAKFFVKKDVDALLAADPDIDTVLLACTHYPLLKDEILAALPPHVRLVFQGDIVAGKTVDYLERHPEMEVRLSKNGKCSFLTTDTAKFFEKGAFLFGMSDISAESLTF; via the coding sequence GTGATCGGTGTGTTCGATTCGGGGTTCGGCGGGCTGACCATACTGCGCGACTTGCGCAAGGTGCTTCCGCAGTACGATTACCTGTACCTAGGCGACAACGCCCGTGCGCCTTATGGCTCCCGCAGCTTCGAGACGATTTACCGCTATACGTTGCAGGCCGTGCGTGAATTGTTCGCCCGCGGGTGCCCGCTGGTCATCCTCGCTTGCAACACGGCGAGCGCGAAGGCTTTGCGCAGCATACAGCAGCAGGTCTTGCCGGTGGAATTCCCAGACAGGCGCGTGCTCGGCATCGTGCGGCCCACGGCCGAGGAAATCGGGAAATTTTCCAAGACGGGCCATATCGGCATCTTCGGGACGTCCGGGACCGTGTCGTCGGGGAGCTACCTCCTCGAAATAGAGCATTTTTACCCGGAACTGAAGGTGACCCAGCATGCCTGCCCCATGTGGGTGCCGCTCGTGGAGTACGGCGAGCGCGGTACGGAAGGGGCGAAGTTCTTCGTGAAGAAGGACGTGGATGCCCTCCTGGCCGCCGATCCGGATATCGACACCGTGCTGCTGGCCTGTACCCATTATCCGCTTTTGAAGGACGAAATCCTGGCCGCACTGCCCCCGCATGTCCGCCTCGTTTTCCAGGGGGATATCGTCGCGGGCAAGACCGTGGACTACCTGGAACGCCATCCGGAGATGGAAGTCCGGCTGTCGAAGAACGGGAAATGTTCCTTTTTGACGACCGATACCGCTAAATTTTTCGAAAAAGGCGCTTTTTTGTTCGGAATGTCGGATATTTCGGCGGAGTCATTGACTTTTTAG
- a CDS encoding UvrD-helicase domain-containing protein, translating to MDVDGILSGLNSDQRAAVLHDFEKGSQLLVLAGAGSGKTSVLTKRIQYRIASGMAPEKILALTFTAKAAAEMRERVQALFPDAGVRLCTFHSLALFMLRQVIGGRRAYEMLGFKAAPTPRDSSDREFLAKLSKLHIKAFSREDLFSDSVPASVAAKLEGVRAEVLESGQVVFDDLIHLAIRLLATNEEACAFFHEIWEDIMVDEYQDINPPQYRMVRLLLGDRKNLFVVGDDDQAIYGFRGADIGNINRFCDDFKDCTIIRLEWNYRSVPGVLHFANGIFTNKPLRLRKVLRAGNSRGSGGNPLFRENRDVEIWESDNPVEEMMRIIARMKELREGYDLEWKNFAILVRYNRLRLYYEEALRDALIPVAGVAEDEGETVENGVHIETVHASKGLQYAVVFYAGLAEGLTPGACEGNRRQRHAQLDEERRLFYVGVTRAEAYLILLYCRRRFWKGRLRNMRRSRFLPKQIKDEGFMRMPLFLFRIRVVVGALGYMFLHIPLFLYMSLFKRKDADRWLEYKIQCFSKFCMKILSARLTVLDQANLAKVDWTRPVFVMGNHGSYVDIPVVFLALERKTGFIAKSDLLRIPFLGFWMKRVGCICVDRQKSGAAKTVHEAVRNNLKSAPLIFVFPEGTRSKTGKLSPFKSGGFRFSVESDAIVLPIVIKGTRQVWEGRTAWGLGDVSVRILEPIDVAALKKERGGVLDPKKDLMPMVRKAMEDNL from the coding sequence ATGGATGTCGATGGCATTTTGTCTGGCCTGAATTCTGACCAGCGCGCTGCAGTTTTACATGATTTCGAGAAAGGTTCCCAGTTGCTTGTGCTCGCCGGTGCGGGTTCCGGAAAGACTTCGGTTCTCACGAAGAGAATCCAGTACAGGATTGCATCGGGGATGGCTCCCGAAAAAATCCTTGCGCTCACGTTTACGGCGAAAGCGGCCGCCGAGATGCGCGAGCGCGTGCAGGCGCTTTTCCCGGATGCGGGCGTGCGTTTGTGTACGTTCCATTCGCTTGCTCTTTTTATGCTCCGGCAAGTTATCGGGGGGAGGCGCGCTTACGAAATGTTGGGGTTTAAGGCAGCGCCTACGCCACGGGATTCCTCGGACCGGGAATTTTTGGCGAAACTTTCCAAGCTCCACATCAAGGCGTTCAGCCGCGAGGACTTGTTCTCCGACAGTGTGCCGGCTTCGGTGGCTGCGAAACTTGAGGGCGTACGTGCCGAGGTTCTTGAATCCGGGCAGGTCGTGTTTGACGACCTGATTCACTTGGCGATAAGGCTCCTTGCGACGAACGAGGAAGCTTGTGCCTTTTTCCACGAAATATGGGAAGATATCATGGTGGACGAATACCAGGACATCAATCCGCCGCAGTACAGGATGGTGCGCTTGCTCCTTGGCGACCGGAAGAACCTGTTCGTGGTGGGGGACGATGACCAGGCTATTTACGGGTTTCGTGGGGCAGACATTGGCAATATCAATCGTTTTTGCGACGACTTCAAGGATTGTACGATTATCCGACTGGAATGGAACTACCGCTCGGTGCCGGGAGTACTCCACTTTGCAAACGGAATATTTACGAATAAGCCGCTCCGGCTGCGGAAGGTGCTGCGGGCGGGCAACTCCCGTGGCTCGGGCGGGAATCCGCTGTTCCGGGAGAACCGGGATGTGGAAATCTGGGAAAGCGACAATCCGGTCGAGGAAATGATGCGGATTATAGCGCGTATGAAGGAACTTCGCGAGGGGTACGACTTGGAATGGAAGAATTTTGCCATTCTCGTGCGGTACAACAGGTTGCGCCTGTATTACGAGGAAGCGCTTCGCGATGCGCTCATCCCGGTGGCGGGTGTTGCCGAGGACGAAGGGGAAACGGTGGAAAATGGTGTGCATATCGAGACGGTTCATGCCTCCAAAGGGTTGCAATATGCGGTTGTGTTCTATGCGGGGCTTGCGGAGGGGCTGACGCCGGGAGCGTGCGAGGGAAACAGACGGCAGCGCCATGCACAACTTGATGAAGAACGCCGATTATTTTATGTGGGGGTAACCCGTGCCGAGGCGTACCTGATTTTGTTATATTGTCGGAGGAGGTTCTGGAAAGGGCGCCTACGTAATATGCGCCGATCCCGATTCCTCCCGAAACAAATAAAGGATGAAGGGTTTATGCGAATGCCACTTTTTTTGTTTAGGATACGCGTTGTTGTCGGTGCGCTTGGTTATATGTTCTTGCATATACCACTTTTCCTTTATATGTCCCTTTTCAAGCGCAAGGATGCGGACCGGTGGCTGGAGTACAAGATCCAGTGCTTCTCCAAGTTCTGCATGAAGATTCTCTCTGCCAGGCTGACCGTCTTGGATCAGGCGAACTTGGCCAAGGTGGATTGGACGCGCCCGGTATTTGTCATGGGTAACCACGGCTCCTATGTGGATATCCCTGTGGTATTCCTCGCTCTCGAACGCAAGACAGGGTTCATCGCGAAATCCGACCTTTTGAGAATCCCGTTCCTTGGCTTCTGGATGAAGCGTGTTGGTTGTATATGCGTAGACCGCCAGAAAAGCGGTGCTGCAAAGACTGTCCACGAGGCTGTCCGGAATAATCTGAAATCGGCCCCGCTTATTTTTGTGTTCCCCGAGGGGACGCGCAGCAAGACCGGTAAGCTTTCGCCGTTCAAGAGCGGCGGCTTCCGCTTCTCTGTTGAATCTGACGCCATCGTGCTCCCCATCGTGATCAAGGGGACCAGGCAGGTCTGGGAAGGCCGTACCGCGTGGGGCCTCGGCGATGTATCTGTGCGCATTCTCGAACCGATTGACGTGGCCGCCCTCAAGAAGGAACGCGGCGGCGTGCTCGACCCCAAGAAGGACCTCATGCCGATGGTGCGCAAGGCCATGGAGGACAACCTGTGA